From Streptomyces sp. NBC_00237, a single genomic window includes:
- a CDS encoding beta-glucosidase, protein MAGEPTTRNTPSGADERLREDVVSAALGKLDLDAKARLLAGQDMWSIPALPEIGLSSLVFSDGPIGVRGVRWTADDPSIALPSPTALAATWDPELARRAGRLLAQEARRKNVHVLLAPTVNLHRSPLGGRHFECYSEDPYLTGAIGSGYVNGVQDGGVGTTVKHFVGNDAETDRFTVNNLIAPRPLRELYLAPFEAIVENAHPWGIMCAYNSVNGTTMSEHQYLQNEVLRGEWGFDGAIVSDWMAARSTKGDIEGGLDVAMPGPQTVYGEALAGAVRAGEVEESVVDESVRNVLRLAARVGILDGAPAVVSSSDLPAEIDGQAVAREVAHRAVVLVRNEADVLPLAPSGTVALSGAAARDARVLGGGSATVFPERVVSPLDGLTGALPAGALTFSVGADPSDELAVADKGFELRAVCRDASGDVIGEGSLPNGQVQWIGDDLPAGVTHDNLHSIEVTGTFTPRESGEHVFGTRGLGRFTLVLGGETCYDGFHGPREGADPFEAFFGAPEERGRTHLTEGQPVTVSLTHVVQKNTGSPLTAVMFSLTHLSPQRDADELIAEAVEAARGAGTAVVVVATTDRVESEGFDRTDLELPGRQNDLVRAVAAVNPRTVVVVNSGSPVEMPWRDEVAAILLTWFPGQEGGAALADVLLGAQEPGGRLPTTWPVSFSDVPVTQVAPSSGELAYSEGVFIGYRAWEKEGVTPAYPFGHGLGYTTWSYESVTVLGTTATVRVRNTGTRAGREVVQAYVAPVADPVERPARWLAAFASVTAAAGETVEVTLDLPRRTFEIWDESASAWTLIEGAYEVEVGRSLADRRVSAALQV, encoded by the coding sequence GTGGCAGGCGAGCCCACCACCCGGAACACCCCCAGCGGCGCCGACGAGCGGCTCCGCGAGGACGTCGTCAGCGCCGCACTCGGCAAGCTCGACCTCGACGCCAAGGCCCGCCTCCTGGCGGGCCAGGACATGTGGTCCATCCCGGCCCTCCCCGAGATCGGCCTGAGTTCCCTCGTCTTCTCCGACGGCCCGATCGGCGTCCGGGGCGTCCGCTGGACCGCCGACGACCCCTCGATCGCTCTCCCCTCGCCGACCGCGCTGGCCGCCACCTGGGACCCGGAGCTGGCCCGCCGCGCCGGTCGTCTGCTCGCGCAGGAGGCCCGCCGCAAGAACGTCCACGTCCTCCTCGCCCCGACGGTCAACCTCCACCGCTCGCCGCTCGGCGGCCGCCACTTCGAGTGCTACTCCGAGGACCCGTACCTCACCGGGGCCATCGGCTCCGGCTACGTCAACGGCGTCCAGGACGGCGGCGTCGGCACCACGGTCAAGCACTTCGTCGGCAACGACGCCGAGACCGACCGCTTCACCGTCAACAACCTCATCGCCCCGCGCCCCCTGCGCGAGCTCTACCTCGCCCCCTTCGAGGCGATCGTCGAGAACGCCCACCCGTGGGGCATCATGTGCGCCTACAACTCCGTCAACGGCACCACCATGTCCGAACACCAGTACCTCCAGAACGAGGTGCTGCGCGGCGAGTGGGGCTTCGACGGCGCGATCGTCTCCGACTGGATGGCCGCCCGCTCCACCAAGGGCGACATCGAAGGCGGCCTGGACGTGGCCATGCCCGGCCCGCAGACCGTCTACGGCGAGGCGCTCGCCGGTGCGGTCCGCGCGGGCGAGGTCGAGGAATCCGTCGTCGACGAGTCCGTCCGCAACGTCCTGCGCCTCGCCGCCCGCGTCGGCATCCTCGACGGCGCCCCCGCCGTGGTCTCCTCGTCGGACCTCCCCGCCGAGATCGACGGCCAGGCCGTCGCCCGCGAGGTCGCCCACCGCGCCGTCGTCCTCGTCCGCAACGAGGCCGACGTCCTGCCCCTGGCCCCCAGCGGCACGGTGGCGCTCTCCGGCGCGGCCGCCCGCGACGCCCGCGTACTCGGCGGCGGTTCCGCGACCGTCTTCCCGGAGCGCGTCGTCTCCCCGCTCGACGGCCTGACCGGGGCCCTCCCCGCCGGGGCCCTCACCTTCTCCGTCGGCGCGGACCCGAGCGACGAGCTCGCCGTCGCCGACAAGGGCTTCGAGCTGCGCGCCGTCTGCCGCGACGCGTCCGGCGACGTCATCGGCGAGGGCTCCCTCCCCAACGGCCAGGTCCAGTGGATCGGCGACGACCTCCCGGCCGGGGTCACCCACGACAACCTCCACTCCATCGAGGTCACCGGCACCTTCACCCCCCGCGAGAGCGGCGAGCACGTCTTCGGCACCCGGGGCCTGGGCCGCTTCACCCTCGTCCTCGGCGGCGAGACCTGCTACGACGGCTTCCACGGCCCGCGCGAGGGCGCGGACCCCTTCGAGGCGTTCTTCGGCGCACCGGAGGAGCGCGGCCGCACACACCTCACCGAGGGACAGCCGGTGACGGTCTCCCTCACCCACGTCGTCCAGAAGAACACCGGCTCGCCCCTCACCGCCGTGATGTTCTCCCTCACCCACCTCTCGCCGCAGCGCGACGCGGACGAACTGATCGCGGAGGCCGTCGAGGCCGCCCGGGGGGCCGGCACGGCGGTCGTCGTGGTCGCCACCACGGACCGCGTGGAGTCCGAGGGCTTCGACCGCACCGACCTCGAACTCCCGGGCCGCCAGAACGACTTGGTCCGCGCGGTCGCAGCCGTCAACCCCCGTACGGTCGTCGTCGTCAACTCCGGCTCCCCGGTCGAGATGCCGTGGCGCGACGAGGTCGCGGCGATCCTCCTCACCTGGTTCCCCGGCCAGGAGGGCGGCGCGGCACTCGCCGACGTGCTCCTCGGCGCCCAGGAGCCGGGCGGCCGCCTCCCCACCACCTGGCCGGTGTCCTTCTCCGACGTCCCCGTCACGCAGGTCGCCCCGTCCTCCGGCGAACTCGCCTACTCCGAAGGCGTCTTCATCGGCTACCGGGCCTGGGAGAAGGAGGGCGTCACCCCCGCCTACCCCTTCGGTCACGGCCTCGGCTACACCACCTGGTCCTACGAGTCGGTCACCGTCCTGGGCACCACCGCCACGGTCCGCGTCCGCAACACGGGCACGCGCGCCGGACGCGAGGTCGTCCAGGCGTACGTCGCCCCGGTCGCGGACCCGGTCGAGCGCCCGGCCCGCTGGCTCGCCGCCTTCGCGAGCGTGACGGCCGCCGCGGGGGAGACCGTCGAGGTCACCCTCGACCTCCCCCGCCGCACCTTCGAGATCTGGGACGAGTCGGCGAGCGCGTGGACGCTGATCGAGGGCGCGTACGAGGTGGAAGTCGGCCGCTCCCTCGCGGACCGCCGAGTGAGCGCCGCACTCCAGGTCTGA
- a CDS encoding SGNH/GDSL hydrolase family protein produces MRENGRNGPAGPARRLRAGVGAGALGLVLALAVGCSGGSEGSGGASGGASSRAGTKPTPKPTPTWDRSPSSLVAVGDSITRGFDACSVLADCPEASWATGTQTSVNSLAVRLLGAKGAAERSWNLAVTGSRISDLPRQMERAAEHRPELVTVMTGANDACRSSVEQMTSVGDFRASFERALRELRKALPKTQVYVASVPDLKRLWSQGRGNPLGTQVWKLGICPSMLGDAEVMDAAAVARRDAVRGRVVAYNSVLGEVCGRDAKCRYDGGAVFNYAFGGAQLSPWDWFHPSVDGQGRLAEMAYRGVTEVR; encoded by the coding sequence ATGCGGGAGAACGGTCGCAACGGACCTGCCGGACCTGCGCGGCGGCTGCGTGCCGGAGTCGGGGCGGGGGCGCTGGGGCTGGTTCTCGCACTGGCCGTCGGGTGCTCGGGGGGTTCGGAGGGCTCGGGCGGGGCGTCCGGCGGGGCCTCTTCGCGGGCCGGGACGAAGCCGACCCCGAAACCCACTCCCACGTGGGACCGGTCGCCGTCCTCGCTCGTTGCCGTCGGCGATTCGATAACACGGGGGTTCGACGCGTGTTCGGTCCTGGCGGACTGTCCCGAGGCGTCCTGGGCGACCGGTACGCAGACCTCCGTGAACAGCCTGGCGGTGCGGCTGCTGGGGGCGAAGGGGGCTGCGGAGCGGAGCTGGAACCTGGCGGTAACGGGGTCCCGGATCTCTGACCTGCCACGTCAGATGGAACGGGCGGCGGAGCACCGGCCGGAGCTGGTGACCGTGATGACGGGTGCCAATGACGCGTGCCGCAGCTCGGTGGAGCAGATGACGTCGGTCGGGGACTTCCGGGCTTCGTTCGAGCGTGCGCTGCGGGAGCTGCGGAAGGCCCTGCCGAAGACGCAGGTGTACGTGGCGAGCGTGCCCGATCTGAAGCGGCTGTGGTCGCAGGGGCGGGGGAATCCGCTCGGCACGCAGGTGTGGAAGCTGGGGATCTGTCCGTCGATGCTGGGCGATGCGGAGGTGATGGACGCGGCGGCGGTGGCCAGGCGGGATGCGGTGAGGGGGCGGGTGGTGGCGTACAACTCCGTGCTGGGGGAGGTGTGCGGGCGGGATGCGAAGTGCCGGTATGACGGGGGTGCGGTGTTCAACTACGCCTTTGGCGGGGCGCAGTTGAGCCCGTGGGACTGGTTCCATCCGAGTGTGGACGGGCAGGGGCGGTTGGCGGAGATGGCGTACCGGGGGGTCACCGAGGTTCGGTGA
- a CDS encoding DUF3145 domain-containing protein, whose translation MTTRGVLYVHSAPRAMCPHVEWAVGSVLGVRVGLDWIRQPAAPGTWRSEFSWQGKAGTASKLASALRGWDMLRFEVTAEPCPTAEGERYSSTPALGIFHAVTGMHGDILIPEDRLRAALARSVRGESELEAEITRLLGKPWDDELEPFRYAGEGAPVRWLHQVV comes from the coding sequence GTGACGACACGTGGAGTTCTCTACGTCCACTCCGCACCGCGCGCGATGTGCCCCCACGTCGAATGGGCGGTGGGTTCCGTACTCGGTGTGCGTGTCGGACTCGACTGGATCAGGCAGCCGGCGGCGCCCGGCACCTGGAGATCCGAATTCTCCTGGCAGGGCAAGGCGGGCACGGCCTCCAAGCTGGCCTCCGCCCTGCGCGGCTGGGACATGCTCCGCTTCGAGGTGACCGCGGAGCCCTGCCCCACCGCCGAGGGCGAGCGCTACAGCTCCACCCCGGCGCTCGGCATCTTCCACGCCGTCACCGGCATGCACGGCGACATCCTCATCCCGGAGGACCGGCTGCGCGCCGCCCTGGCCCGCTCGGTGCGCGGCGAGAGCGAGTTGGAGGCCGAGATCACCAGACTCCTCGGCAAGCCCTGGGACGACGAGCTGGAACCCTTCCGCTACGCGGGCGAGGGAGCCCCCGTCCGCTGGCTCCACCAGGTCGTCTGA
- a CDS encoding PQQ-binding-like beta-propeller repeat protein — MFHREDSRLERIEGVCRDDNCLPGSSAVDGWAHTFTVLGAIALLITVLVFIGHVVGQPPKDKDGKPTGPSPHRTRAWWAVPLALVGIGAGLLPAGAWASSLPGKAHTLAWSLPYENTGPKNGGSGYGSRSVWTFPAGGNLVRATPDTITSHSLADGRRTWSVPAPVRRTICGTDTRTAGDVALVGYARFDAPCAELTALDLVTGRTRWQQKLQYDTYDSSATYGTFALAGRTAVAAETERLRAFDAATGKRAWTRKLAKGCRTVTLDASADRIHAVEECRKGHGTEAVTSRLLTLDAATGKQLWRSALPVESRALTAYFTSVAPLVLRIKEMDERGVDAFLAYDDQGRARATLPVSRQATGNGNANANAIIGMPEQARVVGDRLITGVITPGDTSVRWVGAFSLGNGERQWLKRLPDTAKGLLTGADGRLTVLMNTSYTTHLVSYDLRNGRRTAPPLAVLGSNVPDPSAMTLYQGPGNTVVVANEDDAAGTYRSSSDVPDSPLFAIR; from the coding sequence ATGTTTCACCGCGAGGACTCCCGGCTGGAGCGCATCGAGGGCGTCTGCCGGGACGACAACTGTCTTCCCGGGTCCTCGGCCGTCGACGGCTGGGCCCACACCTTCACGGTCTTGGGGGCCATCGCGCTGCTGATCACCGTGCTGGTCTTCATCGGCCACGTGGTGGGCCAGCCGCCCAAGGACAAGGACGGCAAACCCACCGGCCCCTCCCCGCACCGCACGAGGGCCTGGTGGGCCGTCCCGCTGGCCCTGGTGGGCATCGGCGCCGGCCTCCTGCCCGCAGGGGCCTGGGCGTCCTCGCTGCCCGGCAAGGCGCACACCCTCGCCTGGTCCCTCCCGTACGAGAACACCGGGCCAAAGAACGGCGGCAGCGGGTACGGCTCCCGCTCCGTGTGGACCTTCCCGGCGGGCGGCAACCTGGTCCGGGCCACCCCGGACACCATCACCTCGCACTCCCTCGCCGACGGCCGCCGGACGTGGAGCGTCCCCGCACCGGTCCGGCGCACGATCTGCGGCACCGACACCCGTACCGCCGGGGACGTCGCCCTCGTCGGCTACGCCCGCTTCGACGCGCCGTGCGCCGAACTCACCGCACTCGACCTCGTCACCGGCAGGACCCGCTGGCAGCAGAAGCTCCAGTACGACACGTACGACTCCTCCGCCACGTACGGCACCTTCGCCCTGGCGGGACGTACCGCCGTCGCCGCCGAGACGGAGCGGCTGCGTGCCTTCGACGCCGCCACCGGCAAGCGGGCCTGGACGCGGAAGCTGGCGAAGGGGTGCCGGACCGTCACGCTGGACGCCTCGGCGGACCGGATCCACGCGGTGGAGGAGTGCCGCAAGGGCCACGGCACCGAGGCGGTGACCTCCCGGCTCCTCACCCTCGACGCCGCCACCGGCAAGCAGCTTTGGCGCAGCGCCCTGCCCGTGGAGTCCCGTGCGCTGACCGCCTACTTCACCTCCGTCGCACCGCTGGTGCTGCGCATCAAGGAGATGGACGAGCGCGGAGTCGACGCCTTCCTCGCGTACGACGACCAGGGGCGCGCCCGCGCCACCCTGCCGGTGTCCCGCCAGGCCACCGGCAACGGCAACGCCAACGCCAACGCCATCATCGGGATGCCCGAACAGGCCCGGGTGGTCGGCGACCGGCTGATCACCGGGGTGATCACCCCGGGGGACACCAGCGTGCGCTGGGTCGGCGCGTTCTCCCTGGGCAACGGCGAACGCCAGTGGCTCAAGCGGCTCCCCGATACGGCGAAGGGCCTGCTCACCGGCGCCGACGGCCGGCTGACGGTCCTGATGAACACCTCGTACACGACCCATCTGGTCTCCTACGACCTGCGCAACGGGCGCAGGACCGCACCGCCCCTCGCGGTCCTCGGGTCGAACGTCCCGGACCCGTCCGCGATGACGCTGTACCAGGGGCCGGGCAACACCGTGGTCGTCGCCAACGAGGACGACGCGGCCGGCACCTACCGCAGCAGCAGCGACGTGCCCGACTCGCCGCTGTTCGCGATCCGCTGA
- the fabF gene encoding beta-ketoacyl-ACP synthase II, translating to MSPTNRTVVVTGIGATTPLGGDAASTWEGLLAGRSGVSPLEGERFAELPVRIAAQAAVDPSEVLPRPLARKLDRSAQFAIIAAREAWADAGFTAKAGEDEQIAPERLGTVISSGIGGITTLLDQYDVLKEKGVRRVSPHTVPMLMPNGPSANVGLELGARAGVHSVVSACASGAEAVGYAIEMIRSGRADVVIAGGTEATIHPLPIAAFANMMAMSKNNDEPEKASRPYDTARDGFVLGEGAGIVILESAEHAAQRGAKVYCEAVGQGLSSDAHHIAQPEPTGRGIAAALQQLLDATGLAPSEIVHLNAHATSTPQGDVAEIKALRKVLGDDLDHVAVSATKSMTGHLLGGAGGIETVATVLALYHRTAPPTINVDELDPEAAEADIVRDKPRALPAEGTIAALNNSFGFGGHNVVLAFRTV from the coding sequence GTGAGCCCGACCAATCGCACCGTGGTCGTCACCGGTATCGGCGCAACAACACCGCTGGGTGGCGACGCCGCATCGACCTGGGAAGGTCTGCTGGCCGGACGCTCGGGCGTCAGCCCCCTGGAGGGCGAGCGCTTCGCCGAGCTTCCCGTACGCATCGCCGCGCAGGCGGCGGTGGACCCGTCCGAGGTCCTGCCCCGCCCGCTGGCCCGCAAGCTGGACCGCTCCGCGCAGTTCGCGATCATCGCGGCGCGCGAGGCGTGGGCCGACGCGGGCTTCACCGCCAAGGCCGGTGAGGACGAGCAGATCGCCCCCGAGCGCCTGGGCACCGTGATCTCGTCGGGCATCGGCGGCATCACCACCCTGCTCGACCAGTACGACGTGCTGAAGGAGAAGGGCGTACGCCGCGTCTCCCCGCACACCGTTCCCATGCTCATGCCGAACGGCCCCTCGGCCAACGTCGGCCTAGAGCTGGGCGCCCGGGCGGGCGTGCACTCCGTGGTCAGCGCGTGCGCGTCGGGTGCCGAGGCGGTCGGCTACGCGATCGAGATGATCCGCTCCGGCCGCGCCGACGTCGTCATCGCCGGTGGTACGGAAGCCACGATCCACCCGCTTCCGATCGCCGCCTTCGCCAACATGATGGCGATGTCGAAGAACAACGACGAGCCCGAGAAGGCATCGCGCCCCTACGACACCGCCCGCGACGGCTTCGTCCTCGGCGAGGGCGCGGGCATCGTGATCCTGGAGTCGGCGGAGCACGCCGCCCAGCGCGGCGCGAAGGTCTACTGCGAGGCCGTCGGCCAGGGCCTGTCCTCGGACGCCCACCACATCGCACAGCCCGAGCCGACGGGCCGGGGCATCGCCGCCGCCCTCCAGCAGCTGCTCGACGCGACGGGCCTCGCCCCGTCCGAGATCGTGCACCTCAACGCGCACGCGACGTCCACCCCGCAGGGCGACGTCGCCGAGATCAAGGCACTGCGCAAGGTGCTGGGCGACGACCTGGACCACGTAGCGGTCTCCGCCACGAAGTCCATGACCGGTCACCTCCTGGGCGGCGCGGGCGGCATCGAGACGGTCGCGACCGTCCTCGCCCTGTACCACCGCACGGCCCCGCCGACCATCAACGTCGACGAGCTCGACCCGGAGGCGGCGGAGGCGGACATCGTCCGCGACAAGCCGCGCGCGCTTCCGGCCGAGGGCACGATCGCCGCGCTCAACAACTCGTTCGGCTTCGGCGGCCACAACGTGGTGCTGGCGTTCCGTACGGTCTGA
- a CDS encoding acyl carrier protein, with product MAATQEEIVKGLAEIVNEIAGIPVEDVQLDKSFTDDLDVDSLSMVEVVVAAEERFDVKIPDEDVKNLKTVGDAAKYILEHQEA from the coding sequence ATGGCCGCCACGCAGGAAGAAATCGTCAAGGGTCTCGCCGAGATCGTCAACGAGATCGCCGGTATCCCCGTCGAGGACGTCCAGCTGGACAAGTCCTTCACCGACGACCTGGACGTCGACTCGCTGTCCATGGTCGAGGTCGTCGTCGCCGCCGAAGAGCGCTTCGACGTGAAGATCCCCGACGAGGACGTCAAGAACCTCAAGACGGTCGGCGACGCCGCGAAGTACATCCTGGAGCACCAGGAAGCCTGA
- a CDS encoding ketoacyl-ACP synthase III, with translation MAKIKPSKGAPYARILGVGGYRPTRVVPNEVILERIDSSDEWIRSRSGIATRHWASDKETVAMMSVEASGKAIADAGISPEQIGGVIVSTVSHFKQTPAVATEIADRIGAGKPAAFDISAGCAGFGYGLTLAKGMVVEGSAEYVLVIGVERLSDLTDLEDRATAFLFGDGAGAVVVGPSDEPHIGPTVWGSEGDKSETIKQTVAWDEFRSGESSQLPVDSRGEVKFPAITQEGQAVFRWAVFEMAKVAQQALDAAGISPDDLDVFIPHQANMRIIDSMVKTLKLPEHVTVARDIETTGNTSAASIPLAMERLLATGQAKSGDTALVIGFGAGLVYAATVVTLP, from the coding sequence ATGGCGAAGATCAAGCCCAGCAAGGGCGCTCCGTACGCGCGCATCCTCGGTGTCGGCGGCTACCGTCCGACCCGAGTGGTGCCCAACGAGGTCATCCTGGAGCGCATCGACTCGTCCGACGAGTGGATCCGTTCGCGGTCCGGCATCGCCACCCGTCACTGGGCCTCCGACAAGGAGACCGTGGCGATGATGTCGGTCGAGGCGTCCGGCAAGGCCATCGCCGACGCCGGGATCAGCCCCGAGCAGATCGGCGGCGTCATCGTCTCGACGGTCTCGCACTTCAAGCAGACCCCGGCCGTCGCGACCGAGATCGCCGACCGGATCGGGGCGGGGAAGCCCGCCGCGTTCGACATCTCGGCCGGTTGCGCGGGCTTCGGCTACGGCCTGACCCTCGCCAAGGGCATGGTGGTGGAGGGTTCGGCGGAGTACGTACTCGTCATCGGCGTGGAGCGGCTCAGCGACCTCACCGACCTGGAGGACCGTGCGACGGCCTTCCTGTTCGGCGACGGCGCGGGCGCGGTCGTGGTGGGCCCCTCCGACGAGCCGCACATCGGCCCGACCGTGTGGGGTTCCGAGGGCGACAAGTCCGAGACGATCAAGCAGACGGTCGCCTGGGACGAGTTCCGGTCGGGCGAGAGTTCGCAGCTGCCCGTGGACAGCCGGGGCGAGGTCAAGTTCCCGGCCATCACGCAGGAGGGCCAGGCGGTGTTCCGCTGGGCCGTCTTCGAGATGGCCAAGGTCGCCCAGCAGGCGCTGGACGCGGCCGGGATCTCCCCGGACGACCTGGACGTCTTCATCCCGCACCAGGCCAACATGCGGATCATCGACTCGATGGTGAAGACTCTCAAGCTGCCGGAGCACGTCACGGTCGCCCGTGACATCGAGACCACCGGCAACACCTCGGCGGCCTCGATCCCGCTCGCGATGGAGCGGCTTCTGGCCACCGGGCAGGCCAAGAGCGGGGACACCGCCCTGGTCATCGGCTTCGGGGCGGGTCTCGTGTACGCCGCGACTGTCGTTACCCTCCCCTAG
- a CDS encoding ACP S-malonyltransferase, whose translation MLVLVAPGQGAQTPGFLTPWLDLPGAADRIAAWSDAIGLDLVHYGTKADADAIRDTAVAQPLLVAAGLLSASALGDISSVGAVAGHSVGEITAAVFAGVLADEAALRFVRTRGLGMAQAAAVTETGMAALLGGDPEVTVPHLKKLGLTPANVNGAGQIVAAGTVEQLAALDADKPEGVRRVVALKVAGAFHTEHMAPAVAELGKAAQDLDVSDPSLTYVSNADGQQVASGSEVVSRLVSQVSNPVRWDLCMETFQTLGATAMIEVCPGGTLVGLAKRALPGVKPLALKTPDDLDAARALLAEHASA comes from the coding sequence GTGCTCGTACTCGTCGCTCCCGGCCAAGGCGCTCAGACGCCCGGCTTCCTGACTCCCTGGCTCGACCTCCCCGGTGCGGCCGACCGCATCGCGGCCTGGTCCGACGCCATCGGGCTCGACCTCGTCCACTACGGCACGAAGGCCGACGCCGACGCCATCCGTGACACCGCCGTGGCCCAGCCGCTGCTGGTCGCCGCCGGTCTGCTCTCGGCGTCCGCGCTCGGCGACATCTCCTCGGTCGGCGCGGTCGCCGGACACAGCGTCGGTGAGATCACCGCCGCCGTGTTCGCCGGTGTGCTCGCCGACGAGGCCGCGCTGCGTTTCGTACGGACGCGCGGGCTCGGCATGGCGCAGGCCGCAGCCGTCACCGAGACCGGGATGGCGGCCCTGCTGGGCGGCGACCCCGAGGTGACCGTCCCGCACCTGAAGAAGCTCGGGCTGACCCCGGCGAACGTGAACGGCGCGGGCCAGATCGTCGCCGCGGGCACCGTCGAACAGCTCGCGGCGCTGGACGCCGACAAGCCGGAGGGCGTACGCCGGGTCGTCGCCCTGAAGGTGGCGGGCGCCTTCCACACCGAGCACATGGCTCCGGCCGTCGCGGAGCTGGGCAAGGCCGCCCAGGACCTCGACGTGTCCGACCCCTCCCTGACGTACGTCTCGAACGCCGACGGCCAGCAGGTCGCCAGCGGCTCCGAGGTCGTCTCGCGCCTGGTGAGCCAGGTCTCCAACCCGGTCCGCTGGGACCTGTGCATGGAGACCTTCCAGACGCTGGGCGCGACCGCGATGATCGAGGTCTGCCCCGGCGGCACGCTGGTCGGGCTGGCCAAGCGCGCCCTGCCGGGTGTGAAGCCTCTCGCGCTCAAGACCCCCGACGACCTCGACGCTGCCCGCGCGCTCCTCGCCGAGCACGCGAGCGCGTAA
- the fasR gene encoding fatty acid biosynthesis transcriptional regulator FasR: protein MEQSSGSLAASAIARMDETLPWYRAMPPENRSWIGLVAQAGIAAFTEWFRHPETPQAISTDVFGTAPRELTRAITLRQTVEMVRTTIEVMESAIEEVAAPGDESVLREALLVYAREIAFATAQVYAQAAEARGAWDARLESLVVNAVLSGEADEGAVSRAAALGWNSPEHVCVVLGTAPDGDSELTVEAIRRAARHAKLQVLTGVLGSRLVVIAGGSDNPLQVAKALIGPYAAGPVVAGPVVPDLLAATRSAQAAAAGLKACTAWQDAPRPVLADDLLPERAIASDRGAREQLVEEIYRPLEEAGSALLETLSVYLEQASSLEGAARMLFVHPNTVRYRLRRVTDVTGWSPSDVRSAFTLRIALILGRLADGDSPS, encoded by the coding sequence CTGGAGCAGTCCTCGGGCTCCCTCGCCGCGAGCGCCATCGCGCGCATGGACGAGACGCTGCCCTGGTACCGGGCGATGCCTCCCGAGAACCGGTCGTGGATCGGTCTGGTCGCGCAGGCCGGCATCGCCGCCTTCACGGAGTGGTTCCGGCACCCCGAGACCCCGCAGGCGATCTCGACCGACGTGTTCGGGACGGCTCCGCGCGAGCTGACCCGGGCGATCACGCTGCGCCAGACCGTGGAGATGGTCCGTACGACCATCGAGGTCATGGAGTCGGCGATCGAGGAGGTCGCCGCCCCGGGTGACGAGTCCGTGCTGCGCGAGGCGCTCCTGGTGTACGCCCGGGAGATCGCCTTCGCGACCGCCCAGGTGTACGCGCAGGCCGCCGAGGCGCGCGGCGCGTGGGACGCCAGGCTGGAGTCCCTCGTCGTGAACGCCGTGCTGTCCGGCGAGGCCGACGAGGGGGCCGTGTCCCGGGCCGCCGCGCTGGGGTGGAACTCCCCGGAGCACGTGTGCGTGGTGCTGGGGACCGCCCCCGACGGGGACTCCGAGCTGACCGTGGAGGCCATCCGGCGGGCCGCCCGGCACGCCAAGCTCCAGGTGCTGACCGGGGTGCTCGGGTCGCGGCTCGTCGTCATCGCGGGCGGCAGCGACAATCCGTTGCAGGTCGCGAAGGCTCTGATCGGGCCGTACGCGGCCGGGCCCGTGGTCGCGGGTCCCGTCGTGCCGGACCTCCTGGCGGCCACCCGTTCCGCGCAGGCGGCGGCCGCCGGACTGAAGGCGTGCACGGCGTGGCAGGACGCTCCCCGGCCCGTTCTGGCGGACGATCTCCTGCCGGAACGCGCGATCGCCTCCGACCGTGGCGCGCGAGAGCAGTTGGTGGAGGAGATCTACAGACCGCTCGAAGAGGCCGGGTCGGCTCTGCTGGAGACGCTGAGCGTGTACTTGGAGCAGGCAAGCAGTCTCGAAGGGGCCGCACGGATGCTGTTCGTGCACCCCAACACCGTGCGCTACCGGCTCCGACGTGTGACAGACGTCACCGGCTGGTCCCCGTCCGACGTCCGCTCGGCCTTTACGCTCCGTATCGCCCTGATCCTGGGGCGTCTGGCCGACGGAGACTCGCCGTCCTAG
- a CDS encoding pirin family protein: protein MISVRRSADRYQGGDPAAGIESLHAFSFGHFYDPDNLRFGPVLACNEERLAPGAGFDEHPHSHTEIITWVVEGELTHLDSTGRATVVRAGDVQHLSAADGVRHVERNAGPDPLVFVQMWLAPLAPGGDPAYRLVRSGSAAPYEVTAAGAVLVVRRLGEGGRAGVPDTAYVHVVRGEVALGGERLAAGDSARIGGEPGLELVAASRAEVLVWGFGGPQ, encoded by the coding sequence GTGATTTCCGTACGACGCTCCGCGGACCGCTACCAGGGCGGCGACCCGGCAGCCGGGATCGAGTCCCTGCACGCCTTCTCCTTCGGGCACTTCTACGACCCCGACAACCTGCGCTTCGGCCCCGTCCTCGCCTGCAACGAGGAACGCCTCGCCCCCGGCGCGGGCTTCGACGAACACCCGCACAGTCACACCGAGATCATCACCTGGGTGGTCGAGGGCGAGCTCACCCACCTCGACTCCACCGGCCGCGCCACCGTCGTGCGGGCCGGGGACGTGCAGCACCTCAGCGCGGCGGACGGGGTGCGGCACGTCGAGCGCAACGCGGGCCCCGATCCGCTGGTCTTCGTCCAGATGTGGCTGGCCCCGCTGGCGCCGGGCGGCGACCCGGCGTACCGGCTGGTGCGCTCCGGCTCCGCCGCCCCGTACGAGGTGACGGCGGCGGGCGCGGTGCTGGTGGTGCGGCGGCTGGGCGAGGGCGGGCGGGCGGGCGTGCCGGACACCGCGTACGTCCATGTCGTACGCGGTGAAGTGGCGCTCGGGGGCGAGCGGTTGGCGGCGGGGGACTCGGCGCGGATCGGTGGAGAGCCGGGGCTCGAACTGGTGGCGGCGAGCCGCGCCGAGGTGCTGGTGTGGGGGTTCGGCGGACCTCAGTAG